A section of the Kluyveromyces lactis strain NRRL Y-1140 chromosome F complete sequence genome encodes:
- the SIM1 gene encoding putative glucosidase SIM1 (some similarities with uniprot|P40472 Saccharomyces cerevisiae YIL123W SIM1 (putative) involved in control of DNA replication) — translation MRFTTALASASFISAAMVSALPHAHAKRDEDCSTTVHAHHKHKRAVAVEYVYQTVTVNGQGETIAPATVTSTEEAATTSSTEDQQTTTLEPSTSSSEEESSSSSSSSSSQSSTESSTEASESSTSSQSSSSSSSGSTSTSTSSSGDLSWFSSPTEEFEDGVMSCDEFPSGQGVVYLDWLGFGGWSGIENSDGSTGGTCKEGSYCSYACQPGMSKTQYPSDQPSNGVSIGGLLCKNGKLYRSNTDEKYLCTWGIDSAYVVNELSDVVSICRTDYPGTENMVIPTIVNGGSKLPLTVVDQDTYYTWQGMKTSAQYYVNNAGVSKEDGCVWGTSGSGIGNWAPLNFGAGATGGISYLSLIPNPNNREAANFNVKIVAADGGSVIGECVYENGSYNGGSDGCTVSVTSGAANFVLYD, via the coding sequence ATGAGATTCACTACTGCTTTAGCTTCCGCTTCTTTTATTAGCGCAGCTATGGTATCTGCTTTGCCTCATGCTCATGCTAAGCGTGATGAGGACTGCTCAACTACCGTCCATGCTCATCACAAGCACAAGAGAGCTGTTGCTGTCGAGTATGTTTACCAAACCGTTACCGTCAACGGCCAGGGTGAAACCATTGCTCCAGCTACTGTCACTTCCACCGAAGAAGCAGCTACTACTTCGTCCACTGAGGATCAACAAACCACTACTTTGGAACCTTCAACCTCAAgttctgaagaagaatcttcctcttcttcttcttcttcttcttctcaatCCTCTACTGAATCTTCCACTGAAGCTTCTGAATCCTCCACTTCCTCCCAATCTTCCAGTTCTTCGTCATCTGGTAGTACTTCAACCTCTACCAGCAGTTCCGGTGATCTATCATGGTTCTCCTCTCCAACTGAGGAATTCGAAGACGGTGTGATGTCCTGTGACGAATTCCCATCCGGTCAAGGTGTTGTCTACCTAGATTGGTTAGGATTCGGTGGTTGGTCCGGTATCGAAAATTCGGACGGTTCTACCGGTGGTACTTGTAAAGAAGGTTCTTACTGTTCTTACGCTTGTCAACCAGGTATGTCCAAGACCCAATACCCATCTGATCAACCATCAAATGGTGTCTCCATCGGTGGTTTGCTATGTAAGAATGGTAAGCTTTACCGTTCCAACACTGACGAAAAGTACTTGTGTACTTGGGGTATTGACAGTGCCTACGTCGTTAACGAATTGTCTGACGTCGTCTCCATCTGTAGAACCGATTACCCAGGTACTGAAAACATGGTTATCCCAACTATTGTCAACGGTGGTAGCAAGTTACCATTGACCGTTGTCGACCAGGATACATACTACACATGGCAAGGAATGAAGACATCGGCTCAATACTACGTTAACAATGCTGGTGTTTCTAAGGAGGATGGTTGTGTCTGGGGTACTTCTGGGTCTGGTATTGGTAACTGGGCTCCATTGAACTTCGGTGCTGGTGCCACTGGCGGTATCTCTTATCTGTCTTTGATTCCAAACCCAAACAACCGTGAAGCAGCCAACTTCAACGTCAAGATTGTTGCAGCTGACGGTGGTAGCGTCATCGGAGAATGTGTTTACGAAAACGGTTCCTACAACGGTGGTAGCGATGGTTGTACCGTTTCAGTGACTTCTGGTGCTGCTAATTTCGTTTTATACGATTAA
- the AYR1 gene encoding acylglycerone-phosphate reductase (similar to uniprot|P40471 Saccharomyces cerevisiae YIL124W AYR1 NADPH-dependent 1-acyl dihydroxyacetone phosphate reductase found in lipid particles and ER involved in phosphatidic acid biosynthesis and required for spore germination capable of metabolizing mammalian steroid hormones), producing the protein MSETKYALVTGASSGIGYEVTKELLRRGWYVYACARRTHPMEELRAEFGDRCIPRKLDVSNQNDITQLKLKLEQELPDQKLHLLYNNAGQSCSLPAIDVSEEIIDNTFRVNVYGPINSCREFAPLIINAKGTIVFTGSLAGICPFPFGAVYSASKAAIHQYARVLHGELGPLGVRVINMITGGVATDIADKKTLPEGSIFNFPEGIKAVETRKKMSEKNQPMSPADYARETVNDIENGSIDPVDIYRGTMATVVKWLMLLIPYALLEWGLRKKFKLYPAYSVLNKRQLQSQRQRQRLLENTIKHD; encoded by the coding sequence ATGAGTGAGACAAAATATGCTTTGGTCACTGGTGCATCATCAGGGATTGGTTATGAAGTCACAAAGGAGTTATTGAGGAGAGGGTGGTACGTGTACGCATGTGCCAGAAGAACACATCCTATGGAGGAATTAAGAGCCGAGTTTGGAGATAGATGCATCCCTAGGAAACTTGATGTTTCGAATCAGAATGATATCACCcagttgaagttgaagttgGAGCAAGAATTACCAGATCAGAAGCTACATCTATTATATAATAACGCTGGCCAAAGCTGCTCTCTGCCCGCAATAGACGTGAGCGAAGAAATCATCGATAATACATTCAGAGTAAACGTTTATGGACCCATCAACTCATGTCGTGAATTCGCACCATTAATCATAAACGCTAAGGGGACAATCGTCTTCACTGGGTCATTAGCTGGGATATGTCCATTTCCGTTTGGAGCAGTGTACAGCGCATCAAAGGCTGCGATTCATCAATACGCTCGGGTGTTACACGGAGAATTAGGTCCTTTGGGCGTACGTGTCATTAACATGATTACAGGAGGTGTAGCCACAGACATCGCTGATAAGAAGACATTACCAGAAGGTAGTATCTTCAACTTCCCGGAGGGTATCAAAGCCGTTGAAACCCGTAAGAAGATGTCAGAGAAGAATCAACCGATGTCACCAGCTGATTACGCAAGAGAAACGGTGAATGATATCGAAAACGGCAGCATTGACCCGGTGGATATATACCGGGGAACGATGGCCACGGTAGTGAAATGGTTAATGCTACTGATTCCATACGCATTGCTAGAATGGGGATTACGCAAGAAATTCAAACTGTATCCGGCGTATTCCGTTTTGAATAAACGTCAATTGCAAAGCCAACGCCAACGTCAACGTCTTCTTGAAAATACTATCAAACATGACTGA
- the KGD1 gene encoding alpha-ketoglutarate dehydrogenase KGD1 (highly similar to uniprot|P20967 Saccharomyces cerevisiae YIL125W KGD1 Component of the mitochondrial alpha-ketoglutarate dehydrogenase complex which catalyzes a key step in the tricarboxylic acid (TCA) cycle the oxidative decarboxylation of alpha-ketoglutarate to form succinyl-CoA), producing the protein MLRTIRSSQRLLHASKFTRIGAVSKPTSLAVFSRGLASGASSTDNFLSTTNASYIDEMYEAWQKDPTSVHVSWDAYFKNMGNLNIPASSAFTAPPTLIPIPTGPGVPQDILIGGSLSGVDQDITTHLKVQLLCRAYQVRGHQKAHIDPLQISFGDDKSKPLPRELTLEHYGFTEKDLDRDITLGPGILPRFSRDGRKTMKLREIIAALEKLYCSGYGIEYIHIPSKEQCEWLRERIEIPQPYNYTVDQKRQILDRLTWATSFETFLSTKFPNDKRFGLEGLEGVVPGIKTLIDRSVELGVEDVVLGMAHRGRLNVLSNVVRKPNESIFSEFKGSVAPEEYEGSGDVKYHLGMNYQRPTTSGKYVNLSLVANPSHLEAADPVVLGRTRAIQFSKNDIGKYDKAISVLLHGDAAFAAQGIVYETMGFLHLPAYSTGGTIHVITNNQIGFTTDPRFARSTLYPSDLGKTIDAPIFHVNANDVEALTFIFNLAAEWRATFHTDAIIDVVGWRKHGHNETDQPSFTQPLMYQKISKQKSVIDVYTEKLVSEGSFTKQDIDEHKKWVWGLFEEAYEKAKDYKPTSREWLTAAWEGFKSPKALATEILSHEPTVVDADTLKNIGKTISSWPENFEVHKNLKRILTNRGKAVESGEGIDWSTGEALAFGSLVLEGNHVRVSGEDVERGTFSQRHAVLHDQKSENTYTPLKHLSEKQANFTICNSSLSEYGCMGFEYGYSLTNPDYFVVWEAQFGDFANTAQVIIDQFIAAGEVKWKQRSGLVLSLPHGYDGQGPEHSSGRLERFLQLGNEDPRYFPSEEKLQRQHQDCNFQIVYPTTPANLFHILRRQQHRQFRKPLALFFSKQLLRHPLARSNLNEFTEGGFQWIIEDVELGKSIAPKEEIKRVVLLSGQVYTALHKKRETIQDKNTAFIKIEQLHPFPYAQLRDALNTYPNLEDIVWCQEEPLNMGGWAYAQPRLQTTLKETDKYKDAIIRYAGRNPSGSVAAGSKALHNAEEEAFLKEVFGQ; encoded by the coding sequence ATGTTGAGAACTATAAGGTCATCTCAGCGTTTGTTACATGCTTCTAAATTCACCAGGATCGGTGCTGTAAGCAAACCGACTTCCTTGGCTGTTTTCAGTCGTGGATTGGCTAGTGGTGCATCTTCGACGGACAACTTCCTGTCCACCACCAATGCATCATATATCGATGAGATGTACGAAGCTTGGCAAAAGGATCCCACTTCAGTTCATGTCTCTTGGGATGCttatttcaagaacatGGGTAATCTGAATATTCCAGCCTCTTCTGCCTTCACCGCCCCACCAACATTAATTCCAATACCAACGGGTCCTGGTGTGCCTCAAGATATATTGATAGGGGGTTCGTTAAGTGGCGTTGACCAAGACATCACAACACATTTAAAAGTGCAACTTTTGTGCCGTGCTTACCAAGTAAGAGGTCACCAGAAGGCTCATATTGATCCGTTACAAATTTCATTTGGTGATGATAAGAGTAAACCTCTACCTCGTGAGTTGACTTTGGAACACTATGGATTCACAGAAAAGGATCTAGATAGAGATATCACATTGGGACCCGGTATCTTGCCACGTTTCTCTCGTGATGGTAGAAAGACCATGAAACTAAGAGAAATTATTgctgctttggaaaaattgtaCTGTTCTGGATACGGTATCGAATACATTCATATCccttcaaaagaacaatgtGAATGGttaagagaaagaattgaaatccCACAACCTTATAATTATACCGTAGACCAAAAGAGACAAATTTTGGATAGACTGACTTGGGCtacttcttttgaaactttcttATCTACTAAATTCCCTAACGATAAGAGATTCGGTTTGGAAGGTTTAGAAGGTGTTGTTCCTGGTATCAAGACCTTGATTGACCGTTCCGTTGAATTAGGtgttgaagatgttgtCTTGGGTATGGCTCATCGTGGTAGATTAAACGTTTTGTCTAATGTGGTGCGTAAACCAAACGAATCCATCTTCTCAGAATTTAAGGGTTCTGTTGCTCCAGAAGAATACGAGGGTTCCGGTGATGTGAAATATCATTTGGGTATGAATTACCAAAGACCAACTACCTCTGGTAAATACGTTAACTTGTCTTTGGTTGCTAACCCATCTCATTTGGAAGCCGCTGATCCTGTTGTTTTGGGTAGAACTAGAGCCATCCAGTTCTCTAAGAACGATATTGGCAAGTATGACAAGGCCATCAGCGTCCTATTGCACGGTGATGCTGCTTTCGCTGCTCAAGGTATCGTTTACGAAACCATGGGTTTCCTACATTTGCCAGCATACTCTACTGGTGGTACCATTCACGTTATCACAAACAACCAAATCGGTTTCACTACTGATCCAAGATTCGCTAGATCAACTCTATACCCATCTGATTTGGGTAAAACCATTGATGCTCCTATCTTCCATGTAAATGCCAACGATGTTGAAGCTCTTACattcattttcaacttgGCTGCTGAATGGAGAGCTACTTTCCACACTGATGCCATTATTGACGTCGTCGGATGGAGAAAGCATGGTCATAATGAAACTGACCAACCTTCCTTCACACAACCATTAATGTACCAAAAGATTTCTAAGCAAAAATCTGTCATTGACGTTTACACGGAAAAGTTGGTATCTGAAGGTTCCTTCACCAAGCAAGATATCGATGAACATAAGAAATGGGTTTGGGGTCTATTCGAGGAAGCATATGAGAAGGCAAAGGACTATAAGCCAACTTCAAGAGAATGGTTAACTGCTGCTTGGGAAGGTTTCAAGTCTCCAAAGGCTTTAGCTACTGAAATCTTATCCCACGAACCAACCGTCGTTGATGCTGAtactttgaagaacattGGTAAGACCATCTCCTCATGGCCAGAGAACTTCGAAGTTCATaagaacttgaagagaATTTTAACCAACAGAGGTAAAGCAGTTGAATCCGGTGAAGGTATTGACTGGTCTACCGGTGAAGCATTAGCTTTCGGTTCCTTAGTGTTGGAAGGTAATCACGTCAGAGTTTCTGgtgaagatgttgaaagagGTACCTTTTCACAAAGACATGCTGTTCTTCACGACCAAAAATCCGAGAATACTTACACTCCATTAAAGCACTTGTCTGAAAAACAAGCTAACTTCACCATCTGTAATTCTTCGTTGTCTGAATACGGTTGTATGGGTTTCGAGTATGGTTACTCTTTGACTAACCCAGATTATTTCGTTGTTTGGGAAGCTCAATTCGGTGATTTCGCCAACACTGCTCAAGTCATCATCGATCAATTCATTGCCGCTGGTGAAGTGAAATGGAAGCAAAGATCCGGGTTAGTCTTGTCCTTGCCTCACGGTTACGATGGTCAAGGTCCAGAGCATTCTTCAGGTAGATTGGAGAGATTCTTGCAACTAGGTAACGAAGATCCAAGATATTTCCCAAGTGAAGAAAAGTTGCAAAGACAACATCAAGATTGTAACTTCCAAATTGTTTATCCAACCACTCCAGCCAACTTATTCCACATCCTAAGAAGACAACAACATAGACAATTCCGTAAGCCACTGGCATTGTTCTTCTCTAAGCAATTGTTACGTCACCCATTGGCTAGATCCAACTTGAACGAATTCACCGAAGGTGGCTTCCAATGGATCATAGAAGATGTCGAATTAGGTAAGAGCATTGCACCAAAGGAAGAGATTAAGCGAGTTGTTTTATTGTCAGGTCAAGTTTACACTGCTTTGCATAAAAAACGTGAAACTATCCAAGACAAGAACACTGCATTCATTAAGATTGAACAACTACATCCATTCCCATACGCTCAATTGCGTGATGCCTTAAACACCTATCCAAACTTGGAAGACATCGTTTGGTGTCAAGAAGAACCATTAAACATGGGTGGATGGGCATATGCTCAACCAAGATTGCAAACTACCTTGAAGGAAACTGACAAATACAAGGATGCTATTATTAGATATGCTGGTAGAAACCCAAGTGGTTCCGTTGCTGCGGGTTCCAAGGCATTGCACAACgccgaagaagaagctttCTTGAAGGAAGTCTTTGGCCAATAG
- the RPL9B gene encoding 60S ribosomal protein uL6 (highly similar to uniprot|P05738 Saccharomyces cerevisiae uniprot|P05738 Saccharomyces cerevisiae YGL147C RPL9A Protein component of the large (60S) ribosomal subunit, nearly identical to Rpl9Bp and has similarity to E. coli L6 and rat L9 ribosomal proteins and to YNL067W uniprot|P51401 Saccharomyces cerevisiae YNL067W RPL9B Protein component of the large (60S) ribosomal subunit, nearly identical to Rpl9Ap and has similarity to E. coli L6 and rat L9 ribosomal proteins), with translation MKYIQTDQVLDVPEGVTVQIRSRIIKVTGPRGVLTKNLKHIDVTFTKVSNRQIKITVHNGDRKHVAALRTVKSLISNLITGVTKGYKYKLRYVYAHFPINVNVIEKDGAKFIEIRNFLGDKKVREVPVREGVSVDFSTNQKDEIVLSGNSVENVSQNAADIQQICRVRNKDIRKFLDGIYVSEKGLIEEEE, from the coding sequence ATGAAGTACATTCAAACTGACCAAGTCCTAGATGTCCCAGAAGGTGTTACCGTTCAAATCAGATCCAGAATAATCAAGGTTACTGGACCAAGAGGTGTCTTGACTAAGAACTTGAAGCACATCGATGTTACCTTCACCAAGGTCTCTAACAGACAAATTAAGATCACCGTCCACAACGGTGACAGAAAGCACGTTGCTGCTTTGAGAACTGTTAAGTCTTTGATTTCTAACTTGATCACTGGTGTCACCAAGGGTTACAAGTACAAGTTGAGATACGTTTACGCGCATTTCCCAATCAACGTTAACgtcattgaaaaggacGGTGCTAAGTTCATCGAAATCAGAAACTTCTTGGGTGACAAGAAGGTCAGAGAAGTTCCAGTCAGAGAAGGTGTTTCTGTTGACTTCTCTACCAACCAAAAGGACGAAATCGTCTTGTCTGGTAACTCTGTTGAAAACGTTTCCCAAAACGCTGCTGACATCCAACAAATCTGTCGTGTTAGAAACAAGGATATTCGTAAATTCTTGGATGGTATCTATGTCTCTGAAAAGGGTCTgatcgaagaagaagaataa
- the STH1 gene encoding RSC chromatin remodeling complex ATPase subunit STH1 (similar to uniprot|P32597 Saccharomyces cerevisiae YIL126W STH1 helicase related protein snf2 homolog) codes for MDQVVVTNNADTAPPYPLPIVNSENVDNGNSETENQDVNGNIEDNHVGADKGSNNNFRNDSGSAIGQNQIAAVLEEMKKVERVILPLPETKEQLENLIYRYRYISQYRDHNKLEVEAIEQIFTQISDKQEEYKERLLRLRENAAKDIQWDEKLLKEQMVSLQLLSKDINIPDGLLEDDDDESVSSDSSDISVQLEKVKLSVDFDETSVRLGLPEALSNFRLKSGNEASLGDWEVEKIISTLIAKRIKQLENLPSNLGTYSLNDALDFVTKDDIPTGADDFKLRALVELKSLKMLTKQKSLRKRLIESVAAKSHNIIPSLRDSPYTLAAQRSIHVRPKTIVPQTARLAEELERQELVESRRRERNLRLQRINNIVSSINERLENDTTQRDRCYQMGRSIGNLHGHLEKDEQRRMERTAKQRLAALKSNDEEAYLKLLDQTKDTRITHLLKQTNSFLDSLAQAVRVQQNEVRIKRGEEIPPITDEEREKIDYYEVSHRIKETVDKQPSILVGGTLKEYQLKGLEWMVSLYNNHLNGILADEMGLGKTIQSISLISYLYEIKNERQPFLVIVPLSTITNWTIEFEKWAPSLRTIVYKGNPNQRKALQHTIKMGNFDVVLTTYEYIIKDRPLLAKHDWAHMIIDEGHRMKNAQSKLSYTLTHYYKTKNRLILTGTPLQNNLPELWALLNFVLPKIFNSSKTFDEWFNTPFANTGTQEKLEMTEEETLLVIRRLHKVLRPFLLRRLKKEVEKDLPDKVEKVVKCKLSSLQQQLYEQMLKHNAFFIGAGTEGATKAGIKGLNNKVMQLRKICNHPFVFDEVENVINPTRENSSILYRVSGKFELLDRVLPKFKASGHRVLMFFQMTQVMDIMEDFLRMRDLKYMRLDGGTKAEDRTGMLKLFNAPDSEYFCFLLSTRAGGLGLNLQTADTVIIFDTDWNPHQDLQAQDRAHRIGQKNEVRILRLITTDSVEEVILERAMQKLDIDGKVIQAGKFDNKSTAEEQEEFLRRLLEGDTNKDDEYSGELDDEELNEILARTEDEKVLFKKIDEERVANEKREAIDLGLRKPLPRLITKEELPSVFTEDITDHLNVEPAAIGRIRERKRVYYDDGLTEEQWLQAVDNDEDLDETIERQRAAREKRQRKQLGLESLENSVEPEESSSTSNTVISAEQAVTPARENGRTRSRRKVVATPSTTPEEESELGEEKEAKPVKQDAGPLKKKIKLKLNMKKDDAPTKRKEEPPLKDKVEALLALLRELTDPTDEHSRTFIFERLPSRKEYPDYYKVIEKPVALETITKKLNKKQYQSINEVKSDLETMFNNAKLYNEEGSWVFNDAEALEEFAIDWFSKNE; via the coding sequence ATGGATCAAGTCGTCGTAACGAATAACGCGGATACAGCGCCTCCTTATCCGCTTCCTATAGTGAATTCTGAGAATGTTGATAATGGGAATTCCGAAACTGAAAACCAGGACGTTAACGGCAATATCGAAGACAACCATGTTGGTGCTGACAAAGGAAGCAACAACAATTTTCGGAACGACAGTGGTAGTGCTATTGGACAGAACCAGATTGCCGCTGTtctagaagaaatgaagaaggtgGAAAGAGTAATCTTGCCACTACCTGAAACGAAAGAACAATTAGAAAATTTGATTTATCGTTACAGATACATTTCTCAATATAGAGATCATAATAAGCTTGAAGTTGAGgctattgaacaaattttCACCCAAATCTCGGATAAACAGGAAGAGTACAAGGAAAGGCTGCTGAGGTTAAGAGAAAACGCAGCCAAAGATATTCAGTGGGACGAAAAGTTGTTGAAGGAGCAAATGGTAAGCTTACAGCTTTTGAGTAAAGATATAAATATACCGGATGGCCTCTTagaggatgatgatgatgaatcagTAAGTTCCGACAGTTCTGATATCTCGGTACAACTGGAGAAGGTTAAACTTTCTGTTGATTTCGACGAAACAAGTGTGCGCTTAGGCCTTCCCGAAGCTTTAAGCAACTTTCGTCTTAAATCTGGAAATGAAGCCTCGCTTGGAGATTGGGAGGTTGAAAAAATAATCTCCACACTCATTGCGAAAAGAATTAAACAACTTGAAAATCTACCCTCTAATTTGGGAACATATTCTTTAAATGATGCGCTTGATTTTGTAACTAAAGATGATATTCCTACCGGCGCAGACGACTTCAAGTTAAGAGCTTTGGTGGAGCTCAAGTCCTTGAAAATGCTAACGAAACagaaatctttgagaaagagGCTGATTGAAAGTGTTGCAGCTAAATCGCATAATATCATTCCATCTCTCCGTGACTCTCCTTATACTTTAGCAGCTCAAAGATCCATTCATGTTAGACCGAAGACCATCGTTCCACAAACTGCTAGATTAGcagaagaacttgaaagGCAGGAATTGGTAGAAAGCAggagaagagaaagaaactTACGGTTACAAAGGATCAATAATATTGTATCAAGTATCAACGAAAGATTGGAGAATGATACAACACAACGTGATCGCTGTTATCAAATGGGTAGATCTATCGGAAACTTGCATGGTCATTTGGAGAAAGATGAGCAGAgaagaatggaaagaaCTGCCAAGCAACGTTTAGCAGCCTTGAAGTccaatgatgaagaagcatatttgaaattgttagACCAAACCAAAGATACAAGAATTACACATCTATTGAAACAAActaattctttcttggattCTCTTGCTCAAGCGGTTAGAGTGCAGCAAAATGAGGTACGCATCAAAAGGGGTGAAGAAATTCCTCCAATCAcggatgaagaaagagaaaaaattgattATTACGAGGTTTCCCACAGAATTAAGGAAACAGTAGACAAACAGCCAAGCATATTGGTTGGAGGCACGTTGAAAGAGTATCAACTAAAGGGTTTAGAGTGGATGGTGTCTCTATACAATAATCATCTTAACGGTATTCTCGCAGATGAAATGGGTCTAGGTAAAACAATTCAATCCATCTCGTTGATCAGTTATCTTTATGAAATAAAGAACGAGAGGCAACCATTTTTGGTGATTGTCCCTTTATCCACCATCACGAACTGGACTATAGAATTCGAAAAATGGGCACCTTCTCTAAGAACCATTGTGTACAAAGGGAACCCAAACCAACGTAAGGCTTTGCAACATACAATCAAAATGGGAAATTTCGACGTGGTTCTAACTACTTATGAGTACATTATAAAGGATCGTCCACTGTTGGCCAAACACGATTGGGCTCATATGATTATCGATGAAGGTCATAGAATGAAAAACGCTCAATCAAAACTATCTTACACGTTGACACATTACtacaaaacaaaaaatagGCTAATTTTAACGGGTACTCCATTGCAAAATAATCTACCAGAATTGTGGGCTCTATTAAATTTTGTTTTACCTAAGATCTTTAATTCCTCAAAAACATTTGACGAATGGTTTAATACACCATTCGCGAACACAGGTACTCAAGAAAAGCTAGAAATgacagaagaagaaacgCTTCTAGTTATTAGAAGATTGCACAAAGTTTTACGTCCATTTTTGTTACGTcgtttgaagaaggaagtCGAAAAAGATTTACCTGACAAAGTTGAGAAGGTTGTGAAATGTAAGCTATCAAGTCTCCAGCAGCAACTATACGAACAAATGTTAAAACATAATGCTTTCTTTATTGGTGCAGGAACAGAAGGTGCAACCAAGGCTGGTATCAAAGGTTTGAACAACAAGGTCATGCAGTTAAGGAAGATATGTAATCATCCATTCGTTTTCGATGAGGTTGAAAATGTTATCAACCCAACGAGAGAGAACAGCTCCATTTTGTATCGTGTTAGTGGTAAATTTGAACTTCTAGACCgagttcttccaaaatttaAAGCGTCAGGTCATAGAGTATTGATGTTTTTCCAGATGACTCAAGTTATGGATATCATGGAAGATTTCTTAAGGATGCGAGACCTTAAATATATGAGATTGGATGGTGGTACCAAAGCAGAGGATAGAACTGGAATGTTAAAACTGTTTAATGCACCCGATTCTGAGTACTTCTGCTTTTTACTTTCTACCAGAGCTGGTGGGTTAGGTCTAAATTTGCAGACTGCTGATACGGTCATTATTTTCGATACTGATTGGAATCCTCATCAGGATTTACAAGCCCAAGATAGAGCTCACAGAATTGGGCAGAAGAACGAAGTTCGTATTTTGAGATTAATAACAACCGATTCCGTCGAAGAAGTTATTCTAGAGAGAGCAATGCAAAAATTGGATATTGATGGTAAAGTTATTCAAGCCGGTAAATTTGACAATAAATCTACTgctgaagaacaagaagaatttttgCGTAGATTATTGGAAGGTGATACTAACAAAGACGATGAATATTCTGGTGAATTAGACGACGAAGAATTAAATGAAATTCTCGCACGTACTGAAGACGAGAAAGTGCTGTTCAAAAAGATTGATGAAGAACGTGTAGCTAATGAGAAGAGAGAAGCCATCGATTTAGGTTTGAGAAAGCCACTGCCGAGGTTGATCACCAAGGAAGAGTTACCTTCAGTATTCACTGAAGATATCACTGACCATTTGAATGTTGAGCCTGCTGCTATTGGCAGAAtcagagaaagaaagagagtCTATTACGATGATGGTTTAACAGAGGAACAATGGTTACAAGCTGTCGATAATGATGAGGACTTAGATGAAACCATTGAACGTCAAAGAGCTGCTCGTGAAAAACgtcaaagaaaacaattaGGATTGGAAAGTCTAGAAAATAGCGTTGAGCCTGAAGAATCTTCCTCAACATCCAATACTGTAATATCTGCTGAGCAAGCCGTAACTCCTGCTCGTGAAAATGGTAGAACTCGTTCTAGGAGAAAGGTTGTCGCTACTCCTTCGACTACTCCTGAAGAGGAGTCGGAATTGGgtgaagagaaagaagcGAAACCGGTAAAACAAGATGCAGGACCtttaaaaaagaagatcaaactCAAGCTTAACATGAAAAAAGATGACGCTCCCACCAAACgcaaagaagaaccacCTTTAAAAGATAAAGTCGAGGCACTATTGGCTTTACTAAGAGAGTTAACTGATCCAACGGATGAGCATTCAAGAACTTTCATTTTCGAAAGATTACCTTCAAGGAAGGAGTATCCGGACTACTACAAGGTTATTGAGAAGCCAGTAGCATTAGAGACGATaacaaagaagttgaacaagaaacaataCCAATCTATCAACGAAGTAAAGTCGGACTTGGAGACCATGTTCAATAACGCTAAGCTTTACAATGAAGAGGGTTCCTGGGTCTTCAATGACGCAGAAGCCTTGGAAGAATTTGCGATTGACTGGTTCTCGAAGAATGAGTAA